The Ictalurus punctatus breed USDA103 chromosome 15, Coco_2.0, whole genome shotgun sequence DNA window TAAACAACATTATCAGCACTCATCTTGAAAGCCCATTGACAATAAACCACCACTCTATGGGCACACTTACACTGCTTTCCGCAGTGTGGCCTGGATCTTCAAGCGTTGCTGTTCATTTATGGGGTAAAGGTAAAAGAACACCATTCCTATCAGCAGCAGACAGATGGGCACTGGGACAAACAGCACCTTCAATGTGGTGATCACTCCAGAGTCATGTCTACAAGCACCAGGCTGGTACCCTGCATAGCTGAGAAAGAGATGTGTAGGTGATGTATTTCATGTACTCTCAAGCAGTGATCAGCTTGAGAGCTACCAATTGTGGTCTAAATCCGAAATGCCTTCATTGCTTAGATTTGGTGTGGCAGATCTAGGTTAGCTGCTATCCAGAAAGAGGGCTCatgtataaataatttaaaacacaaacaataaaacatttggcATAAAACATATGAAAAAATCTGGCAGGCTTTGAGCAAGTTGTTGGACAGTTATGTGCCATAGCAAAACAGACATAAGCCTAgtcaattcagtttgtaatcacaTACTGGCTGTTGAACATTCAACTTTTGGGGTAACCAGATTttacaaatgtttgcttgtggtAGAGATGCATGCAACagataaatatatttcagttcaggaaagcaTGTAGTTTTCAAAACTATACATAAAATGCCAAATCATTCACCATGTGATGGTCTGCCACCCATATACAATGCCTTCTACTAATATaggcatccttggtaaatatgagcaaagaaggctgtgaaaaaaattgtctttattgtttaaacttttgatcttttgttcaaataattaacagaaatactctgctctcatggacatcaaacaattgcaaccaaaacacaggtttatctttaaaaaaaaaaatctttgttaaatataggtgtgcaacaattattgtttaaaaaaaaaaaactgtgttgtgctaaacctgtgttgtgtttgcaatgtttgatatccatgagagcagagtatttttgtgaattttttaaacaaaagatcagaaggttaaacaataaggacaatttttcacagccttctttgctcacatttaccaagggtaccaatattagtggagagcactgtaaaGTCATCTCATCAGCTGAATATAATTCATGTTTTACAAGCATCTGTGCAAGCCACCAAGCAGTATTAAATGAAGCCcctaaatatatttacaaattaatCCTTACTATAGTGCAAGTGTAGAGACACCTTGTGACATGCCTCCGCCAAACTTGTTAAAAAATACATAGCAAGAGGTAAACAGGGGTTCCAGATCGGTGCATGATGGGTTCTTCACCTTAAAGTCATCCACCGCATCTGGCAGCATTGACCTGCAAATCGAAAAGATAAGCAGTGTAATAGGAAATAACGAGTAGAagatttttctttaacattatCATGTGCGTATTACAAGAAGTTAAAAAATTTGAGTAGAATGGCAATTGACAGGCAAAAAAATCTCATAATACTCATAGTATGACATTCAGTATAATGTCATTTATTTCagcaaagaaacagaaaatggCAGACTATTGTGTTTCAACTAGCCAATCAGTTTTCCttctattttgttttcaattattGGACCTCCAAGGAGAAGATAAAAGGATTATATAAAACCTAGAGTGAACTTACCATGGCAGTAAATACAGGGATGCTAGACTGGCACCAGCCAAAATCGCCCCTATGGCAGAGATAAGAAAATTTCCCTTCTGACAGTATAGGAGGATGAGAGCTGGAATATAAATCTGTACAGAAACAAGAACATATACTACAAATACTGATTTAActtcttgatttaaaaacatgttttttgagGTGACCCATATGCGCAAAAGaaccagaaacaaaaaaaagtaacaaaaaaaacccccaacataACAGTAAGTTAGGAAACAGTAcagcaaaaccaacaacactgcAGCAAAATTGGAAATACAacatcaaaaccaaaaacacaaccgCAAATTTAGAAACAAAACAGCCTATTCAGTGACAAAACAGCAGTGAATCTTTGAATTTGATGTTATGTTTGTAAATTTGCTGATGTGTCTGAATTTGCTGTCATGTTTTcaaatttgctgttgtgtttagCACTTATGAGCCACTGTATACTTTATTTATGATATAAATATTAGGTAACTTTTTGTACTGTATCCACATTGTTAATGTACACTTGGGAAATAATAAGGACAGAAGACAATCTCACTGTTAGCCCAATGAAGATAGTGGTCTTCTTGCCCAGCCTGACCAATAGCATCTGCCataatgaaatgaacaatatgGCTGCCATCTGCACACAGAATGAGAGGTTTAATTGTAATTAATAACACTAATTCTTATTTAAGAATAACAAAATGATATGTTTCTGTAACCTCTGATGAGCTACACACATAATTCATAGAGAAAGGCTGttatttggttttaaaaaagtttttcctGCATAAACTGAACCTGACCAAGGCACACATTTCACTGGTCCAGGAAGTGCAATAAACTGGAAGGTTCGATATGAACATGTCAGGAAAATGGAAAGGAGAAAACAATGTAATCAAAGAACAACTGAAAATATAACCCACAAAATGGATATAAGCATTACCGCCATGCTTGTCTAAGGGAATTTGCAACATTTGTGTAAGAAGGGATATAATAATCTAATATTCCCAGGGCAAATAATGAGAGTTCTTGCTATATAATCAGGACCAACTGGCCTAATATGACCACCTTCTTGTTTGCCCTATGGTTATTTCATAGACTTAGATCTACAATATCTCGATTTCACAGACCTAAAGCATAACACAAGCAGTGCAAAAAGTCCTAAATCTGTagacaaacacagaagaaagtGGTCATGCAGGCTGGTTGTTATTGCtaaaaatgtgacactaggTAAGGCCATATCAAGCTCAATGCGAAGGAAATAAGACATCGACTCATTCCCATTGTATAGTAATACCTTAAGTAATACATGGACAGTGTGGGAGACACACTGTTTTCTGCCTTGCGAAGCAAACTGAACCTGAccaacacacacagtgaaagaaATGTTTCTAGGCTATGTGTCTCACCCCTGCAGGCCAAGACCAAGAACTTATTGTGAGTCACCAAATGAGCCCCTGGTATTGGGATGTGCAAAATTTAAAAGCTTGCATGTGAAGTactcatttctttataaaacatacatactttcattgtgttaaacaacaaagaacaCATACTGATCTATAATAATTACCAGAGTGAAAAAGCAACCAACATTAGCACAGAGCTCTAATTAATCTGTATCAACAAGCTGCCTGCTGAGCTGCACAAACTCTGCCCGCTAAGCACCCAGATGCAAATTTACAGTTCCTAATCTAATCACTCCAAGCAATTTCCTGTGGTGCGTAGAGGGAAACTGACAAAatgtctgtcttattatttatttaattttttttgcctgtTTACTATTCAACATTTTGGCCATTTTTGAAGTGCTTGGAATACTGAAAAGCTCACAAAACTTGGCATGCACATCAGAAGTGATGAACATAAGGTCCTAGCATAGGTTGGACCTGAGTGTGACCTGGAGCTCAATAGCACTCCCTTTTAGATTCTTCCTAAATGTGAGCATCCAGTTTCTCATACCAACTATCAACAAGGAGTGTTATAAACCAAACTTTTTAATACTCCTCCGAGAGGGTTCAACAAATTCAAACCAAATTTGCTCAACATAATGTCAAGATGCCATGATGTTAGATTACAAAGGAACTTTTCATATCAAATGTGTGTTTGCGAACTctttagaattttatatatttctgcataaatatgacctaaaacatcatcagattttcatacaagtcctTAAAgtggataaagagaacccaataaaacaaattagtgaaaaaatattatacctggtcatttatttgttgaggaaaatgatccaaaattacatatctatgagtggcaaaagtatgtgaagctttgTGCTCAGTATCTTGTGTGACCCTCTTGTGTAGCAATAaatgcaactaaacgtttccggtaactgctCATTAGTCCTGCAACATCGGCTTGGAGGCATTTCAGATGGGACTGTGTTATAGGTTGTGACAAAACTATACGAGCAAAAAGGGAGGATCAAAAATGGAATTTCTTTTAATGTTCTTTCACTTGTTTTGGTGTGTATTCCACTGTGTCAGCGCTATCATTGACTTCGATGCTTCCTCTGTGGTACAAGTCAATGTAAACCTGTTGAAACTGCCATATAAGCATACAGTGACAGAGCACTTACCAGTAATATGAGTACAAGGTGCTGGAAGTAAGCCCCCAATCCAACTGCATGTGTACAGAAGAGAGCAAAGTTTCCCTGGGTAATCTAAATCAATAAAGCaagcaagaaaataaataaataaatagatagataaatgcaAAATATTCATTATATGCTGTTTATCTATCTGATAACATAACATtgaacatatacatatatacatatatatatatatatatatatatatatatatatatatatatatatatatatgtgtgtgtgtgtgtgtgtgtgtgtgtgtgtgtgtgtgtgtgtgtattatatatatatatatatatatatatatatatatatatatatatatatatatatatatatatatatatgtatatatgtgtgtgtgtgtatgtgtgtattatatatatatatatatatatatatatatatatatatatatatatatatatatatatatatatatatatatatatatattagtctcATCATTTTGGCTAATGGCTAATGAGGTCCATGCACCTTATTGGCACCTCTCTAACACACATCACAATGTGAAAAATCCAAAAGAGGCACTACTGCTAGTTTTCGTCACATCACTATGAGTAATGTACTACCAAAAACTGTATTACTTTTGGGGTTCTGACCTGAAAAGCAAGTGAGGAAAAGAGAAATCCGAGCACAAGTAGCACGTATGATTTATGTCTCACAACCATTTTCATACTGGTCAGGTATGACACTTGTATGCAGTCCATCTTACTCAGTGGAGCtgataaagaaacaaacacacaagaaaatccaaactagattttttaaatattgaacaATTCCCATAAGGCAGCCACTGCAACAGTGAATACCAAATATTGAACATGATGTGAAACTGCTATAGATGTTTAACAAAACTGGttattccataaaaaaaatattattctttCACTTACCCAATTGCTCCTTCACCCCAAGGAACAGCACAATGCAGCACATGAAGTAGATCACTCCTAACACCAATGCAGCAATCAAATAAGCTCTCCTCTGTAGgattacaacacacacacacacacacacacacacacacacacacacacacacacacacacacacacacacagtcactacTCCTTAAGTAATAAACTTTGGTATAAATTATGTAAATTTAAGTGTAAAAAtttttcaactaaaaaaaaagaaatcatacaaagaatttttacattgttttacCAGAGTCTGGCAGTAGATGTAGTCAGCTGGTGTGACAGGGCTTAGGTAAATCACACACTTTAATCTAGAAGCCTTAAAGATACTACGTAGAATTTTAAATGAGCTGTTGATACAGTAGAAATTTAGTCTTAAATAAAGATTCAAATTGAGCGAATGCTATTTAGTAGACTCTAACTCAGAGCTGTCAAACATACAGCTCAGACTGACCTGATAAAAGTTCTAATCTGGCCCAGCAAATTAAAGTAGAATCCGTGTTCTAAATTAAAATCGTCTTGGAtcataattgaattgaaagattTGACAAAAGAGCTAGTCTCTTTTATTCCACTAGGGGACAAAATAGAGCAAACCCATCTGCTGTCAGAGACTTAATACTGAAATCTAGTTCTTCATCGTGCCACCTTAATCCTGCTCCTACATTTGTCATCACATACTGTCATTCTGTCCTTTCTGCACCCATTTCTCACTTCATAAACAGATCTTAAGCTTCTACTTCTCTCCCTCTACCATTTAAAACTATGACTCCAATTCTTAAAAAACCTAACTTGGACTATACTGTTCATTCTAATTTTCACCCTCCCTCTAACTTACCGTTCATTTCCAAAATACTGGAAAGTACTGTTGCCTCCCAGCTCCAATCTTTCCTCGCTCAAAATAATCTCTTTGACCCCTTTCAATCTGGCTTTCGTCCTCGTCATAGTACTGAAATTGCCCTCGTAAGGTTTGTCAATGACCGATTACTCTCTAGCGACTCCAGTTCTCTTTTCTATCCTTTTATTACTCGATCTTAGTTCCGGTTTTGATACTGTCCATCATGATTTACTTCTCTCCTGCCTCTCAGATATCGGTGTCACTGGTGCTGCTCTTTCCTAACTTACTTCTTATCTCACTGATCTACAGTTTTACATTTCTATGCACGATTATCAGTCGCCTACTGTCGCTCTGAAATTAGCTGTCCCTCAGGGATTGGTTCTTGGACCTctattattcatatatatacacacacacacattcatatttttatatatttatatatatatttatatatatatatatatatatatatatatatatatatatatatatatatatatatatatatatatatatatatttatatatttatatatatatacacatacatacacacacacacacacacacacacagccttcaTGCCTCACCGTATCCTGTAGTGTGTCAATGAAAGGAGAGATAGAGTTGTGGTATAGCACAGATGAGTAGTTTCCAGTGAGTGCATTACTCTCATTCAGCGCACTGCATGCTTGTGCTTTTTTAGCTTGATACACCCCCACAATCTGTCCCTGAATGGTTGCTCCTGCCAATGTCGCAAGCATCTCCATCCCCATTCCTGCAGGATGAACAGAGTGGAGGCAGAAATTGATATCGAGGTAgaccaaacacacaaaataaatattgccaatgtaagcaaatttgcaCTTTGCAAATAGCAACCTCCTGACAATTACGAGTAACCATACATCCTGAATAGATAGATCATGGTCATAGATAAACAGATATAGTTCCTGTGGAATGCACATCAGCTGACCTAATAAATTAGCAGCGCAGGATATTTCTCCCACAgtacaggaaacaggaaaataTGTCTTGCATATCAACTGGGGTttcaaatactgtaaatgtggCCCTTTGTGTGCCTCTAGGCCATTTATATTAAAGAGTCTActtctacagtgccctccactaatattggcacccttggtaaatatgagcaaagaaggctgtgaaaaatcgtctttgtttaaccttttgagcacaaaaatacactgctctcatggatatcaaaacaactgcaaacaaaacacgggtttataaaaataaactttgttaaatataggtatactacaattattagcacccttttAGTTAATACCTTGTGcgaatatacagtatctcacaaaagtgagtacacccctcacgtttttgtaaatatttgtttatatttttaatgtgacaacactaaaacactacactacatgtaaagtagtgagtgtacagcttgtataatactgtaaatttgctgtcccctgaaaatacctcaacacacagccattaatgtctaaaccgctggcaacaaaagtgagtacacccctaagtgaaaatgtccaaattgggcccaaagtatcaatatttttgtggccaccattattttccagcactgccttaaccctcttgggcatggagttcaccagagcttcacaggttgccactggagtcctcttccactcctccatgacgacatcaatgagctggtggatgttagagaccttgtgctgcGTTTGAGggtgccccacagatgctcaataggttttatgtctggagacatgcttgaccagtccatcaccttcaccctcagcttctttagtgtgtttggggtcattatcatgctggaatactgccctgcggcccagtctccgaagggaggggatcatgctctgcttcagtatgtcacagtacatgttggcattcatggttccctcaatgaactgcagctccccagtgccggcagcactcatgcagccccagaccatgacactcccaccaccatgcttgaatgtaggcaagacacacttgtctttgtactcctcacctggttgccgccacacacgcttgacaccatctgaaccaaataagtttatcttggtctcatcagaccacaggacctggttccagtaatccatgtccttaggcTGCTTGTCTttagcaaactgtttgcaggctttcttgtgcatcatctttagaagaggcttccttctgggacgacagccatgcagaccaatttgatgcagcaTGTGGCGTTtgatctgagcactgacaggctgaccccccacccattcaacctctgcagcaatgctgcaggactcatacgtctatttcccaaagacaaactctggatatgacgctgagcaggtgcactcaacttctttggtcgaccatggcgaggcctgttctgagtggaacctgtcctgttaaaccgctgtatggtcttgaccaccgtgctgcagctcagtgtcagggtcttgaccatcttcttatagcctaggccatctttatgtagagcaacaattctttttttcagatcctcagagagttctttgccatgaggtgccatgttgaacttccactgaccagtatgagggagtgtgagagtgatgacaccaaatttaacacacctgcttccTATTCACAcccgagaccttgtaacactaacaagtcacatgacaccggggagggaaaatggctaattgggcccaatttggacattataacttagggatgtactcacttttgtagacattaatggctgtgtgttgagttattttgaggggacagcaaatttacactgttacacaagctgtacactcactactttacattgtagcaaagtgtcatttcttcagtgttgtcacatgaaaagatataatcaaatatttacaaaaatgtgaggggtgtactcacttttgtggaTACtgtaacagctctgagtcttctcctataatgcctgttAAGgctggagaatacatggcaggGGATccgagatcattcctccatacagaatgtctccagatccttcaaattttgaggttcACACTGGaggagtctcctcttcagttcaccccacaggttttctatgggtttcaagtcaggggactgggatggccatggcaggaccttgattttgtggtcagtaaaccatttttgtgttgattttgatgtatgttttggatcattgtcctgctggaagatccaaccatggcccattttaagctttctggcagaggcaatcaggtttttatttaatatctgtttatatttcatagagtccatgatgcaaTGGACCTGGAAAAAatgtcctctggcagaaaaacagctccaaaacattaaaaagccaccaccatatttaaccgtgggttaataattaagaagttccgttaactggaacttcttaattattgtcctgatggtggaaattggcattttcaatgcttgtgctattttcttatagccacttctcattttctgaagctcaacaaccttttgccacacatcacaaatatattCCTTGGccttacccattgttataaatgactaagggaatttggcctgtgttacctcatatttatttatacccctcaagtcatgcttgaacaatttcctgttcctagtcacccaggtgtactaattttttttttttttttttttttaatatctattgaaatatacttaaaatatatttttctcatatgaattcataggggtgctaataattgttgcacaactatataattatatttaacaaaaa harbors:
- the LOC108276377 gene encoding sodium-dependent lysophosphatidylcholine symporter 1 isoform X1; translated protein: MRTDFQAQLADNACDEQPNNDQQKGPGIPLARKLCYAIGGMPYQMTSSAKGFFMQIFLLDIVQMMPFYVSVILFLGRVWDAITDPLVGYMASKSGRTRLGKLIPWIVYSMPMGVIAYIMLWYTPQNNMSPVFSFCWYFGWCCIFDTLMSCYHVPYTSLNMFLGGDQKDRDSATGYRMGMEMLATLAGATIQGQIVGVYQAKKAQACSALNESNALTGNYSSVLYHNSISPFIDTLQDTRRAYLIAALVLGVIYFMCCIVLFLGVKEQLAPLSKMDCIQVSYLTSMKMVVRHKSYVLLVLGFLFSSLAFQITQGNFALFCTHAVGLGAYFQHLVLILLMAAILFISLWQMLLVRLGKKTTIFIGLTIYIPALILLYCQKGNFLISAIGAILAGASLASLYLLPWSMLPDAVDDFKVKNPSCTDLEPLFTSCYVFFNKFGGGMSQGVSTLALYYAGYQPGACRHDSGVITTLKVLFVPVPICLLLIGMVFFYLYPINEQQRLKIQATLRKAVEENTEPRGEVGL
- the LOC108276377 gene encoding sodium-dependent lysophosphatidylcholine symporter 1 isoform X2, whose product is MRTDFQAQLADNACDEQPNNDQQKGPGIPLARKLCYAIGGMPYQMTSSAKGFFMQIFLLDIVQMMPFYVSVILFLGRVWDAITDPLVGYMASKSGRTRLGKLIPWIVYSMPMGVIAYIMLWYTPQNNMSPVFSFCWYFGWCCIFDTLMSCYHVPYTSLNMFLGGDQKDRDSATGYRMGMEMLATLAGATIQGQIVGVYQAKKAQACSALNESNALTGNYSSVLYHNSISPFIDTLQDTRRAYLIAALVLGVIYFMCCIVLFLGVKEQLAPLSKMDCIQVSYLTSMKMVVRHKSYVLLVLGFLFSSLAFQITQGNFALFCTHAVGLGAYFQHLVLILLIYIPALILLYCQKGNFLISAIGAILAGASLASLYLLPWSMLPDAVDDFKVKNPSCTDLEPLFTSCYVFFNKFGGGMSQGVSTLALYYAGYQPGACRHDSGVITTLKVLFVPVPICLLLIGMVFFYLYPINEQQRLKIQATLRKAVEENTEPRGEVGL
- the LOC108276377 gene encoding sodium-dependent lysophosphatidylcholine symporter 1 isoform X3; amino-acid sequence: MRTDFQAQLADNACDEQPNNDQQKGPGIPLARKLCYAIGGMPYQMTSSAKGFFMQIFLLDIVQCYHVPYTSLNMFLGGDQKDRDSATGYRMGMEMLATLAGATIQGQIVGVYQAKKAQACSALNESNALTGNYSSVLYHNSISPFIDTLQDTRRAYLIAALVLGVIYFMCCIVLFLGVKEQLAPLSKMDCIQVSYLTSMKMVVRHKSYVLLVLGFLFSSLAFQITQGNFALFCTHAVGLGAYFQHLVLILLMAAILFISLWQMLLVRLGKKTTIFIGLTIYIPALILLYCQKGNFLISAIGAILAGASLASLYLLPWSMLPDAVDDFKVKNPSCTDLEPLFTSCYVFFNKFGGGMSQGVSTLALYYAGYQPGACRHDSGVITTLKVLFVPVPICLLLIGMVFFYLYPINEQQRLKIQATLRKAVEENTEPRGEVGL